One window of the Rosa rugosa chromosome 3, drRosRugo1.1, whole genome shotgun sequence genome contains the following:
- the LOC133739360 gene encoding VAN3-binding protein — protein MEETLPMLSSRRPEQTPVGLDNLPKSPRVPMEFLSRSWSASALEVSKTLSQPPPIPQCMNSKSTHNSSSCTTTTTASIPEDVAGESEETPVLSGNQFYFATSATSQLVLDRIMSQSMREEVSPLTSGRLSHSSGPLNAGGSFETDSPPVSPSEEFDDVVKFFRNHNSINQLFNNGSRSSAANVSSTPATGGAKTVGRWLKDRKEKKKEETRVHNAQVHAAVSVAAVAAAVAAIAAATAASSSISSRNNNEQAAKTDMAVASAATLVAAQCAEAAEAMGAEHDHLTSVVSSAVNVRSHDDITTLTAAAATALRGAATLKARAMKEVWNIAAVIPVEKGMGIGVCGKGNNNSNGSFSSSEELVPAPNTFLGASNQDLLARGTELLKRTRKGDLHWKVVSVYIHRTGQVMLKMKSKHVAGTFTKKKKNVVLEVCKNMPAWSGRHLFEGGEQRRYFGLKTESRGVVEFECKNQREHDVWTHGVSRLLSIVAERKNMH, from the exons ATGGAAGAAACACTCCCAATGTTGAGCTCTCGCCGGCCGGAGCAGACTCCGGTGGGACTTGACAACCTCCCCAAAAGCCCAAGAGTCCCAATGGAGTTCCTCTCAAGGTCTTGGAGTGCTTCTGCTCTTGAAGTCTCCAAAACTCTGTCTCAACCACCCCCTATTCCTCAATGCATGAACTCTAAGTCCACCCacaattcttcttcttgcaccaccaccacaacaGCTTCTATACCCGAAGATGTAGCCGGAGAATCTGAAGAGACTCCAGTTCTGTCTGGGAATCAATTCTACTTTGCTACCTCTGCTACTTCTCAGTTGGTCCTGGACCGCATTATGTCACAGTCCATGAGAGAG GAAGTGTCACCATTAACATCAGGGAGGCTTTCACACAGCTCTGGACCATTGAACGCCGGAGGCTCATTTGAGACTGATAGCCCTCCTGTTTCTCCATCGGAGGAGTTCGACGACGTCGTTAag TTCTTTCGCAACCACAACAGCATAAACCAGCTGTTCAACAACGGCAGTCGGAGCAGCGCTGCAAATGTCAGTAGTACCCCTGCTACCGGGGGAGCCAAGACAGTTGGGAGATGGTTGAAGGAtcgaaaagagaagaaaaaggaggagacTAGAGTCCACAATGCTCAAGTCCACGCAGCCGTTTCAGTTGCCGCAGTGGCTGCTGCTGTAGCTGCCATTGCGGCAGCCACAGCCGCTTCTTCTTCAATCTCATCAAGAAACAACAACGAACAAGCGGCCAAGACGGATATGGCTGTGGCATCTGCTGCTACATTGGTAGCTGCACAATGTGCTGAAGCTGCAGAGGCTATGGGAGCTGAGCATGACCATCTTACTTCTGTGGTTAGCTCTGCAGTCAATGTTCGCTCTCATGATGATATTACCACTCTCACTGCTGCCGCTGCCACAG CTTTAAGAGGTGCAGCGACACTCAAGGCGAGGGCAATGAAGGAGGTGTGGAACATAGCAGCAGTGATACCAGTGGAAAAAGGAATGGGAATCGGGGTCTGTGGTAAAGGCAATAACAACAGCAATGGCAGCTTTAGTAGCAGTGAAGAGCTTGTCCCTGCTCCTAACACTTTTCTTGGGGCCTCTAACCAAGACCTGCTTGCTAGGGGAACTGAACTCCTCAAACGCACCCGAAAAG GTGATCTTCACTGGAAAGTAGTATCTGTTTATATTCATCGAACAGGCCAG GTGATGCTGAAAATGAAGAGCAAACATGTTGCAGGAACattcaccaaaaagaaaaaga ATGTTGTGTTGGAAGTGTGCAAGAACATGCCGGCATGGTCTGGGAGGCACTTGTTCGAGGGTGGAGAGCAGCGCCGTTACTTTGGACTGAAAACAGAATCGCGAGGAGTCGTGGAGTTTGAGTGCAAGAATCAGAGGGAACATGACGTCTGGACTCATGGAGTTTCGAGGCTGCTCTCTATTGTAGCCGAGAGAAAGAACATGCATTAA
- the LOC133738047 gene encoding uncharacterized protein LOC133738047, producing MEVLQLYELSYSDLLLVSSNHVSPPSPEEFEKVESTSKAIMEALGPMGPGLLSITGVPNAAALRRNLLPLARKLALLEPNHRKLILKDHKLGSDVPLKNPERNVSSFAMQIKYSHDIEDTQLNSEHESVSGFENLGNGFRELGICMMELGLRLARICDRAIGGQELEQSLLESGTAKARLIHYHSFLEKTILVQEARPKKAVNSKRIRIGDEDKRSGGDDSSNLWQQWHYDYGIFTVLTAPLFVLASNAQAPEEREECAYPNGHTYLQVFDPSKNNVFMVKASPESFIIQVGESADIISRGKLRATLHSVARPPKFENLSRETFVLFLQPAWNKTFSTEDYPMNQISGTSFEVKRDDELERSRLTEEIQKIVPPLAMRLKNGMTFADFSRETTKQYYGGTGLQSNR from the exons atgGAAGTCCTACAACTTTATGAGCTCAGCTACTCTGATCTCCTTCTTGTGTCGTCAAACCATGTTTCACCGCCGTCACCGGAAGAGTTTGAAAAGGTGGAGTCAACTAGCAAAGCTATAATGGAAGCCCTAGGGCCCATGGGCCCAGGCTTGCTGTCGATCACCGGCGTCCCCAACGCCGCCGCTCTCCGCCGGAATCTCCTCCCTCTGGCTCGCAAGCTCGCCCTTCTGGAACCCAATCACCGCAAGCTCATTCTCAAG GATCACAAATTGgggagtgatgtgcctttgaaaaaCCCAGAGAGAAATGTTTCATCTTTCGCTATGCAAATCAAATATTCACATGATATTGAAGATACCCAGTTGAATTCAGAGCATGAATCAGTGAGTGGATTTGAGAATCTTGGAAATGGGTTTAGAGAGTTGGGAATTTGCATGATGGAGCTTGGTCTCAGACTAGCCAGAATTTGTGATAGAGCCATTGGTGGCCAAGAGCTTGAGCAGAGCTTATTGGAATCTGGCACTGCCAAAGCTCGGCTTATACACTATCATTCATTTCTAGAGAAAACCATTTTGGTTCAGGAAGCTAGACCCAAAAAGGCTGTTAATTCGAAGAGGATTCGGATTGGTGATGAAGATAAACGGTCAGGCGGAGATGATTCTAGTAATCTATGGCAACAATGGCATTATGATTATGGGATTTTCACTGTGTTAACAGCTCCATTGTTTGTATTGGCTTCTAATGCACAAGCACCAGAAGAAAGGGAAGAATGTGCTTACCCAAATGGGCATACTTATTTGCAAGTATTTGATCCAAGCAAGAACAATGTGTTCATGGTGAAGGCTTCTCCTGAGAGTTTTATCATTCAGGTTGGAGAGTCGGCTGATATCATATCGCGAGGAAAGCTTCGTGCCACCCTTCATTCGGTTGCTAGACCTCCCAAGTTTGAAAATTTGAGCAGAGAAACTTTTGTTCTGTTCTTGCAGCCTGCTTGGAACAAAACTTTCTCTACCGAAGATTATCCCATGAACCAGATCTCAGGGACATCTTTTGAGGTAAAACGGGATGATGAGTTGGAAAGGAGTAGGCTAACTGAAGAAATACAGAAAATTGTACCACCTCTGGCGATGCGATTGAAGAATGGGATGACATTTGCAGATTTCTCGCGCGAAACCACCAAGCAATACTATGGTGGCACTGGTTTGCAGTCTAATAGATAA
- the LOC133738046 gene encoding serine/threonine-protein kinase Nek2 translates to MDQYEILEQIGKGSFGSALLVRHKHEKKKYVLKKIRLARQTDRTRRSAHQEMELISTVQNPFIVEYKDSWVERGCFVCIVIGYCEGGDMAEAIKRAKNVYFTEEKICKWLVQLLMALDYLHANHILHRDVKCSNIFLTKDQDIRLGDFGLAKMLTSDDLASSVVGTPSYMCPELLADIPYGSKSDLWSLGCCIYEMAAHKPAFKAFDIQSLINKINKSIVAPLPTVYCGAFRGLVKSMLRKNPELRPSAAGLLGHPLLQPYVIKIHLKLNSPRRNTLSGDWFHSSYEKKTRFTEPEAIPINYIREKRRSYSNDRNLNPSISGTEQDSPGSSVRDYDIIKSVATKLTVANTPRFTPAKVSATPRRQITQSKISHISSKRDSLPVSHSPARKSSLSTRRQSLPLSTRATPFQTPYRSNAGRLGSVESPDVSVNAPRMDKMAEFPLASSEDPFIRMRGTSSTSAQCSSTTPDSINRSITKDKCMVQVVHRTFSKSNVIDGNHEAARNGSECSEQNPATAVSSHSSSESRPNRFDTSSFQQRAEALEGLLEFSARLLQQERFDELGVLLKPFGPEKVSPRETAIWLTKSFKETTV, encoded by the exons ATGGATCAGTATGAAATTCTGGAGCAGATTGGGAAAGGTTCTTTTGGTTCTGCTCTTCTCGTGCGGCATAAGCACGAAAAAAAGAA GTATGTGCTGAAGAAGATCCGTCTTGCTCGTCAAACTGATAGAACCCGCAGATCTGCTCACCAGGAG ATGGAGCTTATTTCCACAGTGCAGAATCCTTTTATTGTGGAGTACAAAGATTCCTGGGTTGAAAGG GGTTGCTTTGTCTGCATTGTGATAGGCTACTGTGAAGGAGGAGACAT GGCAGAAGCTATAAAAAGGGCCAAGAACGTTTATTTTACTGAAGAG AAAATCTGTAAATGGTTAGTTCAACTCTTAATGGCGCTTGATTATTTGCATGCCAACCATATTCTTCATCGTGATGTCAAG TGTTCAAACATATTTTTGACCAAGGATCAAGACATACGTCTAG GTGATTTTGGTCTTGCTAAAATGTTGACTTCTGATGATCTAGCTTCCTCT GTTGTGGGAACTCCGAGTTATATGTGCCCTGAGCTTCTTGCCGATATACCATATGGTTCTAAATCAGATCTTTGGTCTCTAG GGTGCTGTATATATGAAATGGCCGCTCACAAGCCAGCATTTAAAGCCTTT GATATACAATCTCTgatcaacaaaatcaacaaGTCAATAGTGGCTCCACTTCCAACGGTTTACTGCGGTGCATT TCGAGGTCTTGTTAAAAGCATGCTGCGCAAAAATCCAGAACTTAGACCAAGT GCTGCAGGTTTGCTTGGCCATCCCCTGCTTCAACCGTATGTTATTAAGATCCATCTAAAATTAAATAGTCCTCGAAGAAATACGCTCTCAGGTGACTGGTTTCACTCCAGCtatgaaaagaaaacaagattCACAGAGCCTGAAGCTATCCCCATTAACTATATCAGAGAGAAAAGGCGGTCATACAGCAATGACAGGAACTTAAATCCAAGTATTTCTGGAACCGAACAAGATTCTCCGGGTTCTAGCGTGAGAGATTATGACATCATAAAGTCAGTGGCGACAAAGTTGACTGTTGCCAATACTCCAAGATTTACACCAGCAAAAGTTTCTGCTACCCCCAGGAGACAAATAACACAATCAAAAATTTCTCACATCAGCTCAAAACGTGATTCA CTTCCAGTGTCGCATTCTCCGGCAAGGAAATCTTCCCTGTCAACACGAAGACAATCTCTTCCGTTGTCAACAAGAGCTACACCTTTCCAAACCCCATATAGATCCAATGCTGGTCGACTGGGGAGTGTGGAGTCACCTGACGTTTCTGTCAATGCCCCTCGAATGGACAAGATGGCTGAATTCCCCCTAGCCTCTTCTGAAGACCCATTCATTCGCATGCGTGGAACTTCATCCACATCAGCACAATGCTCTTCTACGACCCCAGACAGCATCAACCGCTCTATCACAAAGGACAAGTGCATGGTCCAGGTTGTTCACAGAACCTTCTCCAAGTCCAATGTGATCGATGGCAACCATGAAGCTGCTCGAAATGGCAGCGAGTGCTCTGAGCAGAATCCTGCAACCGCTGTTTCAAGCCATTCTTCTTCTGAATCACGTCCAAATCGGTTCGACACCTCGTCGTTCCAGCAACGTGCAGAAGCATTAGAAGGGTTGCTCGAGTTCAGTGCACGCCTTCTACAACAAGAAAGGTTTGATGAGCTTGGTGTGCTTCTGAAGCCCTTTGGACCTGAGAAGGTTTCGCCCAGGGAAACTGCCATTTGGTTGACCAAGAGCTTCAAGGAGACGACGGTCTAG
- the LOC133736714 gene encoding sulfate transporter 3.1-like: MGNVDYVYPPENVEASPRVAIPPPQPFITTIKNSLKETFFPDDPLRQFKNQPASRKLVLGLQYVFPIFEWGPRYTLDFLKSDLISGITIASLAIPQGISYAKLANLPPILGLYSSFIPPLVYAMMGSSRDLAVGTVAVASLLTASMLGAEVNATENPTLYLHLAFTATFFAGVFQALLGLFRLGFIVDFLSHATIVGFMAGAATVVCLQQLKGILGLEHFTTGTDIVSVMRSVFSQTHKWRWESGVLGCCFLFFLLITRYFSQKKPKFFWISAMAPLTSVILGSVLVYLTHAEKHGVQVIGELKKGLNPMSFGDLVFVSPYLSTAFKTGIITAILALAEGIAVGRSFSMFKNYHIDGNKEMIAFGMMNIAGSCTSCYLTTGPFSRSAVNFNAGCKTAVSNIVMAIAVMFTLLFLTPLFHYTPLVVLSAIIIAAMLGLIKYEEAIHLWKVDKFDFVVCMSAYFGVVFGSVVIGLVLALALSVMRVLLFVARPKTFMLGNVPDSMAYRSVEQYTNASNIPGMLILEIDAPIYFANSNYLRERIARWIDEEEDRVKASGESSLQYVILNMAAVGNIDTSGISMLDEVKKIIDRRGLKLVLANPGSEVMKKMNKSDLIEKIGQEWIHLTVGEAVGACKFMLHTTKSDPVKEEPGTWNNV; the protein is encoded by the exons ATGGGGAACGTGGATTACGTGTACCCTCCGGAGAATGTGGAGGCGTCCCCCCGAGTGGCGATTCCGCCGCCGCAGCCGTTCATCACGACTATCAAGAACTCCCTGAAGGAGACGTTCTTCCCAGACGATCCTCTCAGGCAGTTCAAGAACCAACCTGCTTCCAGAAAACTAGTCCTCGGACTCCAGTATGTGTTCCCCATCTTTGAGTGGGGCCCGCGTTACACGCTGGACTTCCTCAAGTCCGATCTCATTTCCGGCATCACCATCGCCAGCCTCGCCATCCCTCAGGGGATCAGCTACGCCAAGCTGGCGAACTTGCCTCCGATTCTCGGCCTCT ATTCGAGCTTTATTCCACCATTGGTTTACGCCATGATGGGGAGCTCTAGAGATTTGGCTGTGGGGACGGTGGCCGTGGCCTCACTTCTCACGGCTTCAATGCTTGGAGCTGAGGTCAATGCTACTGAGAATCCCACTCTCTATCTTCACCTGGCTTTCACGGCGACCTTCTTCGCCGGAGTTTTCCAAGCTTTGTTGGGTTTGTTTAG GCTTGGATTTATCGTGGATTTCTTATCACATGCAACCATAGTAGGGTTCATGGCGGGGGCAGCCACCGTGGTGTGTCTGCAACAGCTCAAGGGTATTTTGGGGCTAGAACATTTTACTACAGGGACAGATATCGTGTCAGTTATGCGCTCTGTCTTCAGCCAAACACATAAG TGGAGATGGGAAAGTGGGGTTTTGGgatgttgctttctcttctttctcctcATCACCAGATACTTT AGCCAGAAAAAACCCAAGTTCTTCTGGATATCAGCCATGGCACCTCTGACGTCGGTGATTTTGGGAAGCGTGCTGGTTTATCTCACCCATGCTGAGAAACATGGAGTTCAAGTG ATAGGAGAGTTGAAGAAGGGGTTAAATCCTATGTCTTTCGGGGATCTTGTATTTGTGTCACCTTATCTATCGACAGCTTTCAAGACCGGCATCATCACCGCCATCCTAGCTCTCGCC GAAGGAATAGCAGTAGGGAGAAGCTTTTCAATGTTCAAGAACTACCATATTGATGGAAACAAAGAGATGATTGCCTTTGGAATGATGAACATTGCCGGTTCTTGCACTTCTTGTTACCTTACTACAG GGCCCTTTTCTAGATCAGCGGTGAACTTCAATGCAGGATGCAAAACGGCAGTGTCGAACATTGTGATGGCGATTGCAGTAATGTTCACATTGTTGTTCCTCACACCTTTGTTCCACTACACTCCCCTTGTGGTGCTCTCAGCCATCATCATAGCCGCAATGCTCGGTCTTATAAAATACGAGGAAGCAATCCATCTCTGGAAGGTTGACAAGTTTGACTTCGTTGTCTGCATGAGTGCATACTTCGGCGTTGTTTTTGGCAGTGTCGTAATTGGCCTTGTGTTAGCG CTTGCGCTATCAGTGATGAGGGTACTATTGTTTGTGGCAAGGCCCAAGACTTTTATGCTTGGAAACGTCCCAGATTCAATGGCTTATAGAAGTGTGGAACAGTACACAAATGCAAGCAATATTCCTGGAATGCTCATTCTTGAGATTGATGCTCCCATTTACTTCGCCAATTCCAACTACTTAAGAGAAAG GATTGCAAGGTGGATTGATGAAGAGGAAGATAGAGTAAAAGCTTCAGGGGAAAGTAGCTTACAATACGTCATATTGAACATGGCTG CTGTTGGTAACATAGACACAAGTGGAATAAGCATGCTTGATGAGGTCAAGAAGATCATTGATAGAAGAGGGCTCAAG CTCGTATTGGCAAACCCTGGGAGCgaggtgatgaagaagatgaacaagTCTGACTTGATTGAGAAAATAGGGCAGGAGTGGATTCATTTGACTGTTGGAGAGGCTGTTGGAGCCTGCAAATTCATGCTTCACACCACCAAATCTGACCCGGTAAAAGAAGAACCAGGGACTTGGAATAACGTCTGA